One region of Bacterioplanoides sp. SCSIO 12839 genomic DNA includes:
- a CDS encoding acetyl-CoA sensor PanZ family protein — MPVRLEHIRQPNDADWLDISKIHQETSDTGLTDNPEQLQQKLEKGSWILAGRFNDRIIGLMIATETEQGVQLEQAAVRQITQRRGVLHQLLHHAQSWASKEGKTLIIQTLPDHLQASVANRGFVNKNNNWTYND; from the coding sequence ATGCCAGTCCGTTTAGAACATATTCGTCAACCAAACGATGCCGACTGGCTGGATATCAGCAAAATTCATCAGGAAACGTCCGATACCGGCTTAACAGATAACCCTGAGCAGCTGCAGCAAAAGCTGGAAAAAGGCAGCTGGATTCTGGCTGGCCGCTTTAATGACAGAATTATTGGCCTGATGATCGCCACCGAGACGGAACAGGGGGTTCAGCTTGAACAGGCTGCCGTTCGCCAGATCACTCAGCGCCGTGGCGTGTTGCACCAATTATTGCACCACGCCCAAAGCTGGGCTTCAAAAGAAGGGAAAACGCTGATTATTCAAACACTTCCAGATCACTTACAGGCATCAGTAGCCAACCGGGGCTTTGTTAATAAAAACAACAACTGGACGTACAATGACTAA
- a CDS encoding phospholipid-binding protein MlaC: MRIAVQSLISFAIFLALIFSAAASAQDPKAVVETATQGVIGELTKLDKEDRTEEQIRRLVMTYIVPAIDQEKIAKGALGKHWKRATEEQQAAFIDNFRELQIRTYTGAFKAFNGEEFSFEAAKFNKKGNRALVKGKLVQNNGSVVPIDFRLYQNKQSQQWLVYDAVVAGLGMVKTYRQQLSERLQTISIADLLVELSQAETQQASR, from the coding sequence ATGAGAATTGCAGTTCAATCTCTGATCTCCTTTGCAATTTTCCTTGCCCTGATATTTTCAGCAGCGGCTTCTGCTCAGGACCCGAAAGCGGTTGTCGAAACCGCAACCCAGGGCGTTATTGGTGAATTGACAAAATTAGATAAAGAAGACCGAACAGAAGAACAGATTCGCCGTTTAGTAATGACGTATATCGTGCCAGCAATTGACCAGGAGAAAATTGCCAAGGGTGCTTTAGGCAAACACTGGAAACGTGCAACAGAAGAGCAGCAGGCCGCCTTTATTGATAACTTCCGCGAGCTGCAAATTCGCACCTATACCGGCGCATTCAAGGCGTTTAATGGTGAAGAGTTTTCCTTTGAAGCGGCCAAGTTCAACAAAAAGGGCAATCGTGCACTGGTTAAAGGCAAACTGGTTCAGAATAACGGCAGCGTTGTGCCCATCGACTTCCGACTGTATCAGAACAAACAAAGCCAACAGTGGCTGGTTTATGATGCCGTTGTTGCCGGACTGGGTATGGTCAAAACTTATCGTCAACAACTGAGCGAGCGTTTACAAACTATCTCAATTGCTGACTTGTTGGTTGAGCTGTCTCAGGCTGAAACCCAACAGGCCAGCCGCTGA
- a CDS encoding EAL domain-containing protein: MQSLQTQSLRRKLVIISLITSGLTLLLSNTAFMSLEYYLSRHDTQEKLSVLGEVIAKRATTALTFSDYDLLHTNLKTLKADHSILRGCIYDENQQLVAQYQSVQSNITCPKRLLQLQSEQNNNFSQYFVIRLESEHIGTLYLENSRQDLLNRFNQFLLFSIIILAVSVVLAVFLANQLQDVVARPMRELSNTLKNIMRNKDYSIRAVKENNDELGDLVDLFNGLLGTVEEENSSLKTSEERFRKLTALSPVGIFQVDAKQQLQYVNQRWRDIHGTDDKTPSLHEWFKLVHPADLVPAQNAWNRLISKQESIALELRLTRRNGEYTWIHMLAGALHDRDGELLGYLGAISDISELKSAQIKMENLAFYDPLTGLANRRLFKNRLEKSVKSVMRSSSSMALMFLDMDQFKRINDTLGHDAGDILLKEVSTRLNATVRENDTVSRIGGDEFTILLTDVHQMADVRVVAEKILHSLAKPIRIKGQDIVTTVSIGITMTPEDSTDVNTLMKNADLAMYRAKELGRNNFQFYSEDMNHSILEHLALEKEIKEAIQREQFTLVFQPKVSLFDYSITGVETLIRWEHPDKGIITPDRFIPVAEETGQILDIGSWVLEQSCRQVGSLIRDNVLPRSAKVAVNLSAKQFADPDLAAKIRNVIEISQIPPECVELELTESTLMDDVETAIQIMQEIKTTGVSIAIDDFGTGYSSLAYIKRFPIDVLKVDRSFVRDIPEDQNDMAITAAVIAMAHKLSLEVVAEGVETQEQLHFLRRNNCDEGQGYLFSRPLSLGQLHQFLQATERQRQSHNYQI, encoded by the coding sequence ATGCAGTCACTTCAGACACAGTCTCTTCGCCGCAAGCTGGTCATCATTTCATTGATCACCAGTGGGCTTACTCTGCTGCTCTCTAATACTGCCTTTATGTCGCTGGAATATTATCTGAGTCGACATGACACCCAGGAAAAACTATCCGTTCTGGGGGAAGTCATTGCTAAACGAGCAACAACTGCTCTTACCTTCAGCGACTACGACTTATTACACACCAACCTCAAAACCTTAAAAGCCGACCACAGCATTCTGCGTGGTTGCATTTATGATGAGAACCAACAACTGGTTGCTCAGTATCAATCCGTACAAAGCAATATCACTTGCCCGAAACGCCTGCTCCAGCTGCAGTCTGAGCAAAACAATAACTTCAGTCAGTATTTTGTTATTCGCCTGGAAAGTGAGCATATCGGCACGCTTTATCTGGAAAACAGCCGTCAGGACTTACTCAATCGTTTCAATCAATTCTTGTTGTTCTCAATTATTATCCTCGCGGTTTCCGTTGTGCTTGCTGTGTTTCTGGCGAACCAGCTTCAGGATGTTGTTGCCAGGCCCATGCGTGAGCTGAGCAACACCCTCAAAAACATCATGCGCAACAAGGATTATTCCATCCGCGCCGTGAAAGAGAATAATGATGAGCTGGGTGATCTGGTTGATTTATTTAATGGCTTATTGGGTACCGTTGAAGAAGAAAACTCCTCGCTTAAAACCTCAGAAGAGCGCTTTCGTAAATTAACTGCTCTCTCTCCCGTTGGGATCTTTCAGGTCGACGCCAAACAGCAGCTGCAATACGTCAATCAGCGCTGGCGGGATATTCACGGAACCGATGACAAAACGCCCAGCCTGCACGAATGGTTTAAGCTGGTTCACCCTGCCGATCTGGTACCTGCCCAGAATGCCTGGAATCGGTTGATCTCCAAACAGGAAAGCATTGCTCTTGAGCTTCGACTGACGCGCCGTAATGGCGAATACACCTGGATTCATATGTTGGCAGGTGCACTTCATGACCGGGATGGCGAGCTGCTGGGTTATCTGGGAGCGATCTCCGATATTTCAGAGCTGAAATCCGCCCAGATTAAAATGGAAAACCTGGCGTTTTATGATCCACTAACCGGCCTGGCTAACCGGCGTTTGTTTAAAAATCGCCTGGAGAAATCGGTAAAATCGGTGATGCGCTCATCGTCATCCATGGCGTTGATGTTCCTCGATATGGATCAGTTCAAACGCATTAACGATACGCTGGGACATGACGCCGGTGATATCCTGCTGAAAGAGGTATCCACTCGCCTAAACGCCACCGTGCGTGAAAACGATACGGTTTCACGCATTGGCGGCGATGAATTCACGATACTACTGACCGACGTTCATCAGATGGCCGATGTTCGCGTGGTTGCAGAAAAAATCCTTCACTCTCTAGCTAAGCCTATCCGGATTAAAGGCCAGGATATTGTTACGACGGTGAGTATCGGTATCACCATGACACCGGAAGACTCAACCGATGTGAATACCCTGATGAAAAATGCCGACCTGGCCATGTATCGAGCTAAAGAGCTGGGACGTAATAACTTTCAGTTTTATTCTGAAGACATGAATCACTCGATTCTGGAACACCTGGCATTAGAAAAGGAAATCAAAGAAGCCATTCAGCGCGAGCAGTTCACACTGGTTTTCCAGCCCAAAGTCAGCCTGTTTGATTATTCCATTACCGGGGTTGAAACCCTCATTCGCTGGGAGCACCCGGATAAAGGAATCATTACTCCAGATCGCTTTATTCCGGTTGCCGAAGAAACCGGCCAGATTCTCGATATTGGTAGTTGGGTACTGGAACAAAGCTGTCGTCAGGTTGGTTCTTTAATCCGTGACAACGTATTACCCAGAAGTGCCAAAGTTGCGGTCAACTTGTCCGCAAAACAATTTGCTGACCCGGACCTGGCCGCCAAAATCCGTAATGTTATTGAAATCAGTCAGATCCCACCGGAATGTGTTGAACTGGAGCTGACTGAAAGCACCCTGATGGACGATGTCGAAACCGCCATCCAGATCATGCAGGAGATAAAGACCACCGGGGTTTCCATTGCCATTGATGACTTCGGAACCGGCTATTCTTCATTGGCTTATATCAAACGTTTCCCGATCGACGTACTCAAAGTTGATCGATCTTTCGTACGGGATATTCCGGAAGATCAGAATGATATGGCCATCACCGCGGCCGTTATTGCCATGGCCCACAAACTCAGCCTGGAAGTGGTAGCGGAAGGTGTAGAAACCCAGGAGCAACTGCATTTTCTGCGCCGTAACAACTGTGACGAAGGTCAGGGCTATCTGTTCAGCCGTCCTTTGTCACTGGGGCAACTTCACCAGTTTTTGCAGGCCACTGAGCGCCAGCGACAGTCCCATAACTATCAAATTTGA
- the mutY gene encoding A/G-specific adenine glycosylase: MTQPFQFSDVVLAWYQQHGRKHLPWQQNINPYRVWVSEIMLQQTQVATVIPYFERFMQRFPDVFSLASAEQDEVLHLWTGLGYYARGRNLHACAQKVVEQYQGKFPQSVDQLSELPGIGRSTAGAIASISMGIRAPILDGNVKRVLTRFYAVEGWPGTTTVQKQLWQVAEALTPDHSHREYTQTMMDLGATLCTRSKPACGICPLQPQCAGYKTGNPSQFPNSKPKKDKPEKYTALLMLQQPDGSLYLEQRPQNGIWGGLWSFPEVESPEAALVWVKQRLGVDAKVESWDSFRHTFSHYHLHIQPLRVCLAKAANWVGEDNGHWYNPAQPSELGLAAPVKKLLNQHHQLTLEH, translated from the coding sequence ATGACTCAGCCGTTTCAATTCAGCGACGTGGTACTGGCCTGGTATCAGCAGCATGGCCGCAAACACCTTCCCTGGCAACAAAACATCAACCCTTACCGTGTCTGGGTATCTGAAATTATGTTGCAGCAAACTCAGGTAGCGACCGTTATTCCCTACTTTGAGCGCTTTATGCAGCGTTTTCCTGATGTATTCAGCCTGGCCAGCGCAGAACAAGATGAGGTGTTGCACCTCTGGACCGGCCTGGGATATTACGCTCGCGGTCGTAATCTGCATGCCTGCGCCCAAAAAGTCGTTGAACAATACCAGGGAAAATTTCCACAAAGCGTTGATCAGCTGTCTGAATTACCCGGCATTGGCCGTTCCACAGCCGGGGCAATCGCATCGATCAGTATGGGAATTCGCGCCCCGATTCTGGATGGTAATGTCAAACGGGTACTGACCCGCTTTTATGCCGTGGAAGGCTGGCCAGGCACGACAACGGTACAAAAGCAGTTGTGGCAGGTAGCCGAAGCGTTAACCCCCGACCATAGTCACCGGGAATACACTCAAACCATGATGGATCTGGGTGCCACACTCTGCACACGCAGCAAACCGGCCTGTGGCATCTGTCCGCTGCAACCACAATGCGCAGGTTATAAGACTGGAAACCCCAGCCAGTTTCCGAATTCAAAGCCGAAAAAAGACAAGCCGGAAAAGTACACGGCATTGCTGATGCTGCAACAGCCGGATGGCTCACTCTATCTGGAGCAGCGTCCGCAAAACGGCATCTGGGGCGGATTGTGGAGCTTTCCTGAAGTGGAAAGCCCGGAAGCCGCTCTCGTGTGGGTCAAACAGCGCTTAGGCGTCGATGCCAAAGTCGAAAGCTGGGATAGCTTTCGCCATACCTTCAGTCATTACCACTTACATATCCAGCCACTGAGGGTTTGTTTAGCAAAAGCGGCGAACTGGGTAGGGGAAGATAATGGTCACTGGTACAATCCTGCTCAGCCAAGCGAGCTGGGTCTGGCGGCCCCTGTAAAAAAACTGTTGAATCAGCATCACCAACTTACCCTTGAGCACTGA
- a CDS encoding oxidative damage protection protein, with protein MSRTVFCKKYQQELEGLEAVPFPGPAGEEVFNHVSKQAWLEWTEHQTRLINEKHLNMMDLQARKYITEQRSKFLSGEDYDKAEGYVPENKEK; from the coding sequence ATGAGCCGAACCGTCTTTTGTAAGAAATACCAGCAGGAACTTGAAGGGCTGGAGGCAGTACCTTTTCCAGGCCCGGCCGGCGAAGAGGTCTTCAATCATGTATCGAAACAAGCGTGGCTGGAGTGGACTGAGCATCAGACCCGCCTGATTAATGAGAAACACCTGAATATGATGGACCTGCAGGCACGCAAATACATCACAGAACAGCGCAGTAAATTCCTGAGTGGCGAAGATTATGACAAAGCCGAAGGCTATGTTCCTGAAAACAAAGAAAAATAA
- a CDS encoding sensor domain-containing diguanylate cyclase: MLAPAVPDNEEQRLAELRSLHILDTPAEERFDRITRIAKELFQVPIAVISLVDTNRQWFKSCIGLPVNETERDVSCCGHAILQDDVFVIEDASSDERFFDNPLVLGPPNIRFYAGAQLTMSSGNKIGTLCLIDSQPRSFSKHQQLLLKDLAKIVIQELSSHQAAIQDDLTQVLNRRGFELMADKALANSRRYQWPCSLLYMDLNNFKAINDNHGHRAGDEALKRFSNIASTLTRETDILARIGGDEFVVMMMNADEHQAEKKVLKIEHAVSELNASHILPCELSVAYGIVVYNQGEHKTLAEFMHSGDQQMYLHKQTIRGLDA; this comes from the coding sequence ATGTTAGCACCCGCAGTTCCTGACAACGAAGAACAACGATTAGCCGAACTTCGCTCTCTTCATATTCTCGATACTCCAGCCGAAGAACGCTTTGACCGCATCACACGCATCGCCAAAGAACTCTTTCAGGTCCCTATTGCAGTGATCAGCCTGGTCGATACCAACCGCCAATGGTTTAAGTCCTGCATTGGCCTGCCCGTCAACGAAACCGAACGTGATGTTTCCTGCTGTGGTCACGCTATTCTGCAAGATGATGTCTTTGTGATTGAAGATGCCAGCTCCGATGAACGCTTTTTTGATAACCCGCTAGTCCTGGGGCCGCCCAATATCCGTTTTTACGCTGGCGCTCAGCTGACCATGTCCAGCGGTAATAAAATCGGAACCTTGTGTCTAATTGATAGCCAACCCAGAAGCTTCTCGAAACATCAACAATTGTTACTGAAAGACCTGGCAAAGATTGTTATTCAGGAACTGTCATCCCACCAGGCCGCAATTCAGGATGATCTGACTCAGGTACTGAATCGCCGTGGCTTTGAACTGATGGCCGACAAAGCATTAGCAAACAGTCGTCGTTACCAATGGCCTTGTAGCCTGTTGTATATGGACCTGAATAACTTCAAAGCCATTAATGATAACCACGGCCACCGAGCCGGGGATGAGGCATTAAAGCGATTCAGTAACATTGCCAGCACACTCACCCGTGAAACCGATATCCTGGCAAGAATTGGTGGTGACGAGTTTGTTGTGATGATGATGAATGCTGATGAGCATCAGGCGGAGAAAAAGGTCTTAAAAATAGAGCATGCTGTAAGTGAGCTTAACGCTTCTCATATTTTGCCTTGTGAGCTGTCTGTTGCCTACGGCATTGTGGTGTATAACCAAGGCGAACATAAAACGCTGGCTGAGTTTATGCACAGTGGCGATCAGCAAATGTATCTGCACAAGCAGACAATACGAGGCTTAGACGCCTGA
- a CDS encoding alpha/beta fold hydrolase has protein sequence MTVLHSQQTLMVDTPEGKKTMAYQLWQPLDHIPKRLVICVHGLTRNGRDFDFLARELAQQALVVCPDVLGRGDSERMFDAGLYGYPLYLQQMNQFLDFLSAEYSFQQCDWVGTSMGGLIGMMLAATSPSLNRLVLNDVGYFIPLAALQRIGAYVGQLKRFHSLAGVELYLRDIARSFGPLTDEQWHHLAAHGCEPIGYQLMLRYDPKIAAGFAQLEADVDLSSIWQQVTQPVLLLRGAESDLLSAETAQQMATREDVELVEFSRVGHAPMLMSDEQIAVVRNYLFP, from the coding sequence ATGACGGTTTTGCATTCGCAACAGACGTTGATGGTGGATACGCCGGAAGGAAAAAAGACGATGGCGTATCAGTTGTGGCAACCTCTCGATCACATTCCGAAGCGGTTGGTGATTTGTGTGCATGGTTTAACCCGTAACGGCCGTGACTTTGATTTTCTGGCCCGCGAACTGGCGCAGCAAGCGCTTGTTGTTTGCCCTGATGTGCTCGGGCGTGGTGACAGTGAACGTATGTTTGATGCCGGGTTATACGGTTATCCGCTGTACCTGCAACAGATGAATCAATTTTTGGACTTTCTGAGCGCTGAATATTCATTTCAGCAATGTGACTGGGTGGGTACCTCAATGGGTGGTTTGATCGGCATGATGCTGGCGGCTACTTCGCCTTCTTTAAATCGACTGGTGCTGAACGATGTGGGGTATTTTATTCCGCTGGCGGCGTTACAGCGCATTGGTGCTTATGTCGGCCAACTAAAAAGATTTCATTCGTTGGCGGGCGTTGAGCTGTATTTACGCGATATTGCTCGCTCGTTTGGGCCTCTGACCGATGAGCAATGGCATCACCTGGCCGCTCATGGTTGTGAACCAATTGGTTATCAGTTGATGTTGCGTTACGACCCTAAAATTGCAGCAGGTTTTGCACAGTTGGAAGCCGATGTGGATTTATCTTCGATATGGCAGCAGGTCACACAGCCTGTGCTGTTATTACGGGGGGCAGAATCCGATTTGTTATCAGCTGAAACTGCGCAACAGATGGCAACCAGGGAGGATGTTGAGCTGGTTGAATTTAGCCGTGTTGGGCATGCGCCGATGCTGATGAGCGATGAGCAAATCGCCGTGGTCCGCAATTATTTATTTCCCTGA
- a CDS encoding ATP-dependent DNA helicase RecQ, with protein MPDSDSFLPQWQRVLQQTFGFNHLRPGQQPVVEALLAGRSAAAIFPTGSGKSLCYQLPALMLPHLTLVVSPLLALMQDQVAFLQSKGIAAASIDSSQSREQVQQIQADVRSGKIKILMVSVERLKNERFRQFIEQIPISLLVVDEAHCISEWGHNFRPDYLKLPDYCADFKIPQVLLLTATATKAVIDDMCGRFQIQPQDVVTTGFYRPNLRLLVQPTAETERRQKCLQWLQHLNKKQSEKGENFGAIIYVTLQQTAHEVADYLAPHLPFPVKAYHAGLSSDERDQIQQEFMVGTTPCIVATIAFGMGVDKSNIRQVMHYDLPKSIENYSQEIGRAGRDGLPSDCVMLADSSGFQVLENFVYGDTPELSGIHIVLDQIRNNLATHFNDQRWEVLMTPLSALSNIRLLPLKTLLVNLEMRGILTAQFSYFAEYKYKLTMSESELLANFDEARQQFLQQVFNTSQKARSWITLDTEALIKHTGDSESRRRAIVALEYCQEKGWLELQSKQMTDVYRVDVDKLNQPDLAQQLASHFAEKERSEIQRIQAMLQLLQQPTCLSRSLAHYFNDFNMTQDCGHCSVCIGKHQAWPQPESLPVLQSEQLQDLSVPLQQAIQQQFNQAASVDLLTRYLAGITAPWLTKVKARQLGAMGVLEHYPYAQIKNALTKNQ; from the coding sequence ATGCCTGATTCTGATTCCTTTCTGCCTCAATGGCAGCGCGTACTGCAACAAACCTTTGGTTTTAATCATCTTCGTCCCGGGCAGCAGCCGGTGGTTGAGGCTCTATTGGCCGGTCGCAGTGCTGCGGCTATCTTTCCGACCGGCTCTGGCAAGTCGTTGTGTTATCAATTACCTGCCTTAATGCTGCCGCATCTCACCTTAGTCGTGTCACCGTTATTGGCGTTAATGCAGGATCAGGTAGCATTTTTACAGAGTAAAGGTATCGCTGCCGCCAGTATTGATTCCAGTCAGAGCCGGGAACAAGTGCAACAAATTCAGGCCGATGTGCGCAGTGGCAAAATCAAAATTCTTATGGTGTCAGTTGAGCGTTTAAAAAACGAACGCTTTCGGCAGTTTATTGAACAAATTCCGATTTCGTTATTGGTGGTCGACGAAGCGCACTGTATTTCAGAATGGGGCCATAATTTTCGCCCGGATTATTTAAAACTGCCGGATTATTGCGCTGATTTCAAAATTCCTCAGGTACTGCTGTTGACCGCGACGGCCACTAAAGCGGTGATTGACGATATGTGTGGTCGTTTTCAGATTCAGCCGCAGGATGTTGTCACTACGGGCTTTTATCGTCCGAATTTACGTTTATTAGTACAGCCTACGGCTGAAACCGAGCGACGACAAAAATGCTTACAATGGTTGCAGCACCTGAATAAAAAGCAGTCTGAAAAAGGTGAAAACTTTGGTGCAATTATTTATGTCACGTTGCAACAAACGGCGCATGAGGTGGCTGATTATTTAGCCCCTCATTTGCCCTTTCCTGTGAAGGCGTATCATGCTGGGTTAAGCAGTGATGAGCGTGATCAAATCCAGCAGGAATTTATGGTGGGTACAACGCCTTGTATTGTTGCCACCATTGCATTTGGCATGGGCGTGGATAAAAGTAATATTCGCCAGGTGATGCATTATGATCTGCCCAAGTCGATTGAAAATTACAGCCAGGAAATCGGCCGTGCCGGGCGAGACGGTTTGCCTTCTGATTGTGTAATGCTGGCAGATAGCTCTGGCTTTCAGGTGCTGGAAAATTTTGTTTATGGTGATACCCCGGAGTTATCCGGTATTCATATTGTGCTGGATCAGATTCGTAATAATCTGGCGACACATTTTAATGATCAGCGATGGGAAGTATTAATGACGCCATTATCGGCGTTGAGCAATATTCGCTTGTTACCCTTAAAAACTCTGTTGGTGAATTTAGAAATGCGCGGCATTTTAACCGCGCAATTCAGTTATTTTGCCGAATATAAATACAAGCTGACGATGAGTGAAAGTGAATTGTTGGCCAATTTTGATGAGGCGCGTCAGCAGTTTCTGCAGCAGGTATTTAATACCAGTCAAAAAGCCCGCAGCTGGATTACGCTGGATACCGAAGCGCTGATAAAACACACGGGTGATAGCGAATCCCGCCGTCGCGCAATTGTGGCGCTGGAATATTGCCAGGAAAAAGGCTGGCTGGAGCTACAAAGCAAACAAATGACCGATGTATATCGGGTGGATGTGGATAAGCTGAATCAGCCTGATCTGGCACAGCAGTTGGCCAGCCATTTTGCCGAAAAAGAGCGCAGTGAAATTCAGCGTATTCAAGCCATGCTGCAGCTTCTGCAACAACCAACGTGTTTAAGCCGCTCACTGGCGCATTACTTTAACGACTTCAATATGACGCAGGATTGTGGTCATTGTTCGGTGTGTATTGGTAAACACCAAGCCTGGCCGCAGCCGGAATCGCTGCCTGTGCTGCAATCCGAACAGCTGCAAGATTTATCTGTGCCGTTGCAACAGGCTATTCAGCAGCAATTTAACCAGGCAGCTTCTGTCGATCTGTTAACCCGCTACCTGGCCGGAATTACCGCTCCATGGCTAACGAAAGTAAAAGCCAGGCAGTTAGGAGCAATGGGGGTCTTGGAGCACTATCCCTATGCTCAGATCAAGAACGCGTTAACTAAAAACCAGTAA
- a CDS encoding SPOR domain-containing protein codes for MSDGASKIPKWVWITTPTLAVAFIGFILFLSTVPAGQELSAVQGDARKMLQQGMDKAKEKAAEDIPKPNYEFYKLLENQTVEVPEVEEYKSTPKNAAAKYEYRLQAGSFRSESDAERLRGQLILQGLEAYREEREVSGNVWHRIMVGPFNNRSKMNKAQDILAANNISPVVHKAKLEN; via the coding sequence ATGTCTGACGGCGCTAGCAAAATTCCAAAGTGGGTGTGGATTACCACACCCACTTTGGCCGTTGCCTTTATTGGTTTTATCCTGTTTTTATCCACGGTTCCGGCGGGGCAGGAATTAAGTGCGGTACAGGGTGATGCCCGTAAGATGTTGCAGCAAGGCATGGATAAGGCCAAAGAAAAAGCCGCTGAAGATATTCCAAAGCCTAACTACGAGTTTTATAAGCTGCTGGAAAATCAGACTGTCGAAGTTCCCGAGGTAGAAGAGTATAAGTCGACCCCAAAAAACGCGGCGGCTAAATACGAATACCGTTTACAGGCGGGCTCTTTCCGTTCGGAATCCGATGCTGAACGTTTGCGTGGTCAGCTGATTCTACAAGGATTAGAGGCATATCGCGAAGAGCGTGAAGTCAGCGGTAATGTCTGGCACCGAATTATGGTTGGGCCGTTTAATAACCGTTCAAAAATGAATAAAGCGCAGGATATTCTGGCCGCTAATAACATCAGCCCGGTGGTGCATAAAGCTAAGCTGGAAAATTAA